In Triticum urartu cultivar G1812 chromosome 6, Tu2.1, whole genome shotgun sequence, the following proteins share a genomic window:
- the LOC125514299 gene encoding flotillin-like protein 1 isoform X1 produces MGFVYRIASPSEYLAITGYGVDDVKLAKKAWIAPGQRCARFDISPVNYTFEVQAMSAEKLPFVLPAVFTIGPRADDVESLLRYAKLISPHDKLSRHVNELVKGVIEGETRVLAASMTMEQIFHGTKSFKQAVFESVQLELNQFGLVIYNANVKQLVDVPGHEYFSYLGQKTQQEAVNQAKVDVAEARMKGEVGAKEREGMTRQNAAKVDAETKVYTVKRQGEGSKEEARVTAEVRVFRNERDAEVAQADAELAMKKAGWEQQARVAEVEAAKAVAIRDAQLQVEVERTNAARQTEKLKAEHLSKAVVDYEMKVQQANWELYNRQKAAEALLFEQERQAEARRATADAEFFARQREAEAELYAKRKEAEGLAAMGEAQSVYLSSMLGALGGSYGALRDYLMISSGVYQEMARINADAIKGLEPKISVWSNGSASEGGDGAMKEMAGVYRMLPPLLTTVHEQTGMLPPAWMGTLKGGTSTST; encoded by the coding sequence ATGGGGTTCGTGTACCGAATCGCGAGCCCGTCGGAGTACCTGGCCATCACCGGGTACGGCGTGGACGACGTGAAGCTGGCGAAGAAGGCGTGGATCGCGCCGGGGCAGCGGTGCGCGCGCTTCGACATCTCCCCGGTGAACTACACCTTCGAGGTGCAGGCGATGAGCGCCGAGAAGCTCCCCTTCGTGCTCCCCGCCGTCTTCACCATCGGCCCGCGCGCGGACGACGTCGAGTCCCTGCTCCGCTACGCCAAGCTCATCTCCCCGCACGACAAGCTCTCCCGCCACGTCAACGAGCTGGTCAAGGGCGTGATCGAGGGCGAGACGCGCGTGCTGGCGGCGTCCATGACCATGGAGCAGATCTTCCACGGCACCAAGTCGTTCAAGCAGGCCGTGTTCGAGAGCGTGCAGCTGGAGCTCAACCAGTTCGGCCTCGTCATCTACAACGCCAACGTGAAGCAGCTGGTGGACGTGCCGGGGCACGAGTACTTCTCCTACCTCGGCCAGAAGACGCAGCAGGAGGCCGTCAACCAGGCCAAGGTGGACGTGGCCGAGGCGCGCATGAAGGGCGAGGTCGGCGCCAAGGAGCGGGAGGGGATGACGCGCCAGAACGCCGCCAAGGTGGACGCCGAGACCAAGGTGTACACGGTGAAGCGCCAGGGGGAGGGCTCCAAGGAGGAGGCCAGGGTGACGGCGGAGGTGAGGGTGTTCAGGAACGAGAGGGACGCCGAGGTGGCgcaggccgacgcggagctggccATGAAGAAGGCCGGGTGGGAGCAGCAGGCGAGGgtggcggaggtggaggcggccAAGGCCGTGGCCATACGGGACGCGCAGCTGCAGGTGGAGGTGGAGCGCACCAACGCCGCCAGGCAGACGGAGAAGCtcaaggccgagcacctcagcAAGGCCGTCGTGGACTACGAGATGAAGGTGCAGCAGGCCAACTGGGAGCTCTACAACCGGCAGAAGGCGGCCGAGGCGCTGCTGTTCGAGCAGGAGAGGCAGGCGGAGGCGCGCCGCGCGACTGCGGACGCGGAGTTCTTCGCGCGGCAGCGGGAGGCCGAGGCCGAGCTCTACGCCAAGCGCAAGGAGGCCGAGGGGCTGGCGGCCATGGGAGAGGCCCAGAGCGTGTACCTGTCCTCCATGCTCGGCGCGCTCGGCGGCAGCTACGGCGCGCTCCGTGACTACCTCATGATCAGCTCAGGCGTGTATCAGGAGATGGCGCGCATCAACGCCGACGCTATCAAGGGGCTCGAGCCCAAGATCAGCGTGTGGAGCAACGGCTCTGCTTCCGAGGGTGGTGACGGCGCCATGAAGGAGATGGCCGGGGTGTACAGGATGTTGCCGCCGTTGCTAACGACGGTGCACGAGCAGACTGGGATGCTACCGCCGGCGTGGATGGGCACTCTCAAGGGGGGCACCTCCACGTCCACCTGA
- the LOC125514299 gene encoding flotillin-like protein 1 isoform X2 yields the protein MGFVYRIASPSEYLAITGYGVDDVKLAKKAWIAPGQRCARFDISPVNYTFEVQAMSAEKLPFVLPAVFTIGPRADDVESLLRYAKLISPHDKLSRHVNELVKGVIEGETRVLAASMTMEQIFHGTKSFKQAVFESVQLELNQFGLVIYNANVKQLVDVPGHEYFSYLGQKTQQEAVNQAKVDVAEARMKGEVGAKEREGMTRQNAAKVDAETKVYTVKRQGEGSKEEARVTAEVRVFRNERDAEVAQADAELAMKKAGWEQQARVAEVEAAKAVAIRDAQLQVEVERTNAARQTEKLKAEHLSKAVVDYEMKVQQANWELYNRQKAAEALLFEQERQAEARRATADAEFFARQREAEAELYAKRKEAEGLAAMGEAQSVYLSSMLGALGGSYGALRDYLMISSGVYQEMARINADAIKGLEPKISVWSNGSASEGGDGAMKEMAGGGDGAMKEMAGVYKMLPPLLTTVHEQTGMLPPAWMGTLKGGTSTST from the exons ATGGGGTTCGTGTACCGAATCGCGAGCCCGTCGGAGTACCTGGCCATCACCGGGTACGGCGTGGACGACGTGAAGCTGGCGAAGAAGGCGTGGATCGCGCCGGGGCAGCGGTGCGCGCGCTTCGACATCTCCCCGGTGAACTACACCTTCGAGGTGCAGGCGATGAGCGCCGAGAAGCTCCCCTTCGTGCTCCCCGCCGTCTTCACCATCGGCCCGCGCGCGGACGACGTCGAGTCCCTGCTCCGCTACGCCAAGCTCATCTCCCCGCACGACAAGCTCTCCCGCCACGTCAACGAGCTGGTCAAGGGCGTGATCGAGGGCGAGACGCGCGTGCTGGCGGCGTCCATGACCATGGAGCAGATCTTCCACGGCACCAAGTCGTTCAAGCAGGCCGTGTTCGAGAGCGTGCAGCTGGAGCTCAACCAGTTCGGCCTCGTCATCTACAACGCCAACGTGAAGCAGCTGGTGGACGTGCCGGGGCACGAGTACTTCTCCTACCTCGGCCAGAAGACGCAGCAGGAGGCCGTCAACCAGGCCAAGGTGGACGTGGCCGAGGCGCGCATGAAGGGCGAGGTCGGCGCCAAGGAGCGGGAGGGGATGACGCGCCAGAACGCCGCCAAGGTGGACGCCGAGACCAAGGTGTACACGGTGAAGCGCCAGGGGGAGGGCTCCAAGGAGGAGGCCAGGGTGACGGCGGAGGTGAGGGTGTTCAGGAACGAGAGGGACGCCGAGGTGGCgcaggccgacgcggagctggccATGAAGAAGGCCGGGTGGGAGCAGCAGGCGAGGgtggcggaggtggaggcggccAAGGCCGTGGCCATACGGGACGCGCAGCTGCAGGTGGAGGTGGAGCGCACCAACGCCGCCAGGCAGACGGAGAAGCtcaaggccgagcacctcagcAAGGCCGTCGTGGACTACGAGATGAAGGTGCAGCAGGCCAACTGGGAGCTCTACAACCGGCAGAAGGCGGCCGAGGCGCTGCTGTTCGAGCAGGAGAGGCAGGCGGAGGCGCGCCGCGCGACTGCGGACGCGGAGTTCTTCGCGCGGCAGCGGGAGGCCGAGGCCGAGCTCTACGCCAAGCGCAAGGAGGCCGAGGGGCTGGCGGCCATGGGAGAGGCCCAGAGCGTGTACCTGTCCTCCATGCTCGGCGCGCTCGGCGGCAGCTACGGCGCGCTCCGTGACTACCTCATGATCAGCTCAGGCGTGTATCAGGAGATGGCGCGCATCAACGCCGACGCTATCAAGGGGCTCGAGCCCAAGATCAGCGTGTGGAGCAACGGCTCTGCTTCCGAGGGTGGTGACGGCGCCATGAAGGAGATGGCCGGG GGTGGTGACGGCGCGATGAAGGAGATGGCCGGGGTGTACAAGATGTTGCCGCCGTTGCTAACGACCGTGCACGAGCAGACTGGGATGCTACCGCCGGCGTGGATGGGCACTCTCAAGGGGGGCACCTCGACGTCCACCTGA